A genome region from Blautia coccoides includes the following:
- a CDS encoding carbohydrate ABC transporter permease, whose product MKTSRERSEFLWGWLFILPTVIGLVVLNIIPIFQTLYQSFFKTGDFGKGNIFVGVENYVKVFGDQEVWQSLINTFKYAIVEVPFSIVIALVLAVLLNRKMKGRGIYRTIIFLPMVAAPAAVAMVWRWLFNSDFGLINNVFHTSVKWVSDPKIAVFSIAVIGVWSIIGYNMVLFISGLQEIPHDYYEAAEIDGATGVKSFFHITVPLLSPTIFFVLVTRVIGSLQVFDLMYMVMDKSNPALEKTQSLVYLFYKYAFINKNMGYGATIVILLLVITMIITVFQMIGQKKWVFYN is encoded by the coding sequence ATGAAAACCAGCAGGGAGCGCAGCGAGTTTTTGTGGGGCTGGCTGTTTATCCTTCCAACTGTGATTGGTCTGGTTGTTTTAAATATCATCCCGATCTTCCAGACCCTGTACCAGAGTTTCTTCAAGACAGGGGATTTCGGAAAAGGAAACATCTTTGTCGGAGTAGAGAATTATGTAAAAGTATTCGGAGACCAGGAGGTTTGGCAGTCTCTGATCAACACATTTAAATATGCGATCGTAGAGGTTCCGTTCTCGATTGTGATCGCCCTTGTTCTGGCAGTTCTGCTTAACAGAAAAATGAAGGGCCGCGGTATTTACCGTACTATCATCTTCCTCCCCATGGTTGCAGCTCCGGCGGCAGTTGCCATGGTTTGGAGATGGCTGTTCAACTCAGATTTCGGTCTGATCAACAATGTGTTCCATACAAGTGTTAAATGGGTGTCAGATCCCAAGATCGCAGTATTTTCCATTGCTGTTATCGGTGTATGGTCCATTATAGGTTATAACATGGTGTTATTTATATCCGGTCTGCAGGAGATCCCCCACGACTATTATGAAGCGGCGGAGATTGACGGTGCTACGGGTGTTAAGAGTTTCTTCCATATAACAGTACCCCTGTTATCCCCAACTATTTTCTTTGTTCTTGTAACACGTGTCATCGGTTCCCTTCAGGTATTCGATCTCATGTACATGGTAATGGACAAATCCAACCCGGCTCTGGAAAAGACCCAGTCCCTGGTATACCTGTTCTACAAATACGCGTTCATCAATAAGAACATGGGTTACGGTGCAACTATTGTTATCCTGCTTCTGGTCATCACCATGATCATCACGGTGTTCCAGATGATAGGACAGAAAAAATGGGTGTTCTACAACTAG
- a CDS encoding carbohydrate ABC transporter permease, with product MDSMERKSKLINTLIHIILILVSITMLIPFIWMILTAFKSVTEATSVNPFVIFPKVWRTEAFTSVMENMNFLILYKNTLLLILFRVVCAVLTATMAGYAFGRLHFKGRDFCFSLVLLQMMVPVQIFIIPQYLMVSKMGMLNTIFALVFPGIVTAFGTFLLRQGYMGLPNDLEEAARLDGCNIGQTFLYIMAPLTRSSMVALGIFTAVFAFKDLMWPMIVNTDKDMLVLSSALAKMQGQYTSKFPELMAASLIACIPMIVLYMIFQKQFIEGIATSGGKL from the coding sequence ATGGATAGTATGGAAAGAAAAAGCAAATTAATAAACACTCTTATTCATATAATATTGATTCTGGTATCTATAACGATGCTGATACCTTTTATATGGATGATCCTCACTGCGTTCAAGTCAGTGACAGAAGCAACATCCGTGAACCCGTTTGTCATCTTCCCGAAGGTTTGGAGAACAGAAGCGTTCACCTCCGTTATGGAGAACATGAACTTCCTGATCCTGTATAAAAATACCCTGCTTCTGATCCTGTTCCGCGTTGTCTGCGCGGTACTGACAGCTACTATGGCAGGTTATGCTTTCGGACGTCTGCACTTTAAAGGAAGAGACTTCTGTTTCTCCCTGGTTCTTCTGCAGATGATGGTTCCGGTACAGATCTTCATCATTCCTCAGTACCTGATGGTAAGTAAAATGGGAATGCTGAATACCATTTTTGCACTGGTATTCCCCGGTATTGTCACAGCATTCGGTACCTTCCTGCTCCGCCAGGGTTACATGGGACTTCCCAATGACCTGGAAGAAGCTGCAAGGCTGGACGGATGTAATATCGGACAGACCTTCCTTTATATCATGGCACCGCTTACCCGGTCCAGTATGGTTGCCCTGGGAATCTTCACAGCAGTGTTTGCCTTCAAAGACCTGATGTGGCCGATGATCGTCAACACAGATAAGGACATGCTGGTTCTGTCCTCCGCACTTGCGAAAATGCAGGGGCAGTATACCTCCAAATTCCCGGAATTAATGGCAGCTTCCCTGATTGCCTGTATCCCGATGATCGTCCTCTATATGATTTTCCAGAAACAGTTCATCGAAGGTATTGCAACCAGCGGTGGTAAACTTTAA